The genomic DNA CGCATCGTCCGCGTCGTCCAAGATGACGATGCTCCGTGCCGTGAATAAAGGTCGGACACGCTGCTGGCAGTAATGCCGACTGCCTCACACTCTCTCCCTCAGTCTCTTTTGCCTTCGAAATCCATCCATTCATcaatccatccatccatcacgTATCTCATAACCGTGCTCtgtcagacagagacaagacTTCCCAGTCCAGTCTCCCACATCATGCATCTCATCCTCACCGGCGCgaccggcctcgtcggctcgggcgtcctcgacgccatgATCAAGATGAAGGACGTCACAAAAATATCCATCCTCAGCAGGAGACCGATCCccatggccgacgacgccaaaGACCCTCGCATCAACGTCATCATCCACAAGGACTTTGAAAGGTACGACCCGGAGCTGCTCGACAAGCTCAGGGGCGCCAACGGTGCCGTGTGGGCGCTGGGCATCAGCCAGAACAAGGTCAGCAAGGAGTAAGTATCACCTTTTCctcggaggggggggtggcgTATGGGCGGTATAGGCGAAAGCGCACCCGCAAACCTGCTCACGCACGCGCGCCAACGCAGGGACTACGTCAAAATCACAAAGGACTACGCCCTCGAAGCAGCAAAGGCCTTCGCCGACCTGCCACCAAAGGACGAGCCCTTCCGCTTCGTCTACGTctcgggcgagggcgcgACCCAGCAGCCGGGCCGCTTCAGCGCCATCTTCGCCCGCGTCAAGGGCGAGACGGAGACGCTCCTCTCCGAGATGCGCGCCGCGAACCCGCGCCTGCGCGCCGAGTCCGTCCGCCCGGCCTTTGTCGACCGCGCCCACCACGACGCCATCAAGCCCTACGCGCCGAACCCGGGCGTGCTGTACAACCTGATGAACGCCTACCTGGGCCCGCTGACGAGGACGTTCCTCCCTTCGTTCGTCAGCCCGACCGAGGTGCTGGGGAGGTTCATGACGGAAATGGCCATGGGTAAGTTCGACGACGGGCTGGCGGCCGGTGGGAAAGGGGTCATTACGCTGAATGGCGGGCTGAGGATCGTGGAGAACGTTGGATTCAGGAGGTTGGCCGGTTTGCCatagtgtgtgtgtgtgtgtgtgtgtgatgcCCGTAAGGGATCATGGCGGTCGGTAATGTGTAAGAGTTAGCTGTATGAATGTGTAAACATTATTCAAAACGTTTGGTTTCAACCACGGCTTGGTTCACCAAGCGATGCAGCGACGTTCGTGGCAAAGTGGTGAGTGATTGGAAAATGGGAAACACAGAACTTTCTATATAATATTCCTTTCTTGGGTGTCATGTCATCAACGAGCTTCCGCTCGGCCCAATGGTCTAGAGGTATGATTCGCCCTTCGGGTTTCACGATCCGTGTGCACAGCACATTAATTGGGCGAGGCCCCGCGTTCGAATCGCGGTTGGGCCCACTCTTTTTCGGTTTTGAAGACCTTTGCAATTGGGTTTCTTTTTCACCATCGCTGGTAGATGGCGCATTTCATTGGTTTTGAAGAAGAGACAAGACCTGATGTTGAGTGTAAAGCAAAGGAGAAATGCGATGTCAGCCACATTGCGGGGGCGGCGTATGTGAACTGCACGAGCCACACGAGGCAATGTCATGTGAGCGCTGACTGTCTCACTGCTTCCTTCCTTCGTCTTGTATCTGTCGCTAAGAATAATCAACGACGTTGTGTTCTGAGTTTGTAGACACAATATCACTCATCTCGTCGCTCTCTGCATGTACCATAGTGGCCAATTAATACAAACTACCATCCATTTGAACGTCGATATGCTGAATTCTGTGGCTGTCTCGGTCGCTCTTGCCTCTCTGCTCCTGTCGCGACTGCCTCAGATGCTGGCTCGAATCAACCCCGGCGTGCGTCCTTCGCTCCTGCCCTTTGTAACATTACAAAAATGTGATACCGGTAACACTTTCTGAAGTCGTCTTCCCTCtgttttcccccttcctgTTCTTTTTTCCCGTCCAACCAGTATTTCCCATTTCCTTCTTTCTCACAGTCTACCACACCCCAGCTCCGAAGCGAGTTCAGTGCTCCGACAACCCAACCCAGATATCCTACACCCAGATTTCTTACCATCGTTTTGTCCGACCATGCCAAGAGAGACAGCCGCCGAATATCGGTACAAGCTTcgggccgtggccgaggcgctcgagacCTGGGCCCAGACACCAGTAAGCATAGCACATGGCGTTGGCGGGCATCAATCAACTGACACATCAGTAGGACGGACAGAGATGGATGATTgccaagaagaggaggtTTAGGAGATGGTTGAAGCGTGAATTTCCTCCTATTGAGGAGAGCTCAGCTGAAGAAGACGACCCGGACTCTGcccaggaagaagaggcgaATGACGCCATCGGCAAGGAGCGCGCCAACCAAGGAGCGTGCAAGCCGAGCGCGTCTTCGCAAGATGCATCAGCCAACTCCGTCCCGGATGCAGACGACAAACTCCAAGAGATCTTCCGAGCGGCTGGCGACAAAATTCGAAAGGACACGGGCCAGAAGAACGCTGGCCAGAAGCACACGGCTGAAAGTGATGACGAGGACTCGGAAGAGGCAATTCGAGCGCAACTGAGTCGACAGAAGATGTTGAAAAAGAGGTTCGAACGTAAGAAGGCAAGATCCACCAAGAAGATAAAGAGCGTCTAGTGCCTTTGAGGCCCGAAACCAGCGCGCAGGAGCCCGACGACTCCGTGCTTCGAGTTTTCCTTTATCTTTCACGAAACACGGATACTCAAGGGAGAAGGTTCAACTGAGTCACAGATTGCATACGCAGATACGGAAAGTATGGAAAATAGAAACGAGGTGACGAACCTACATCCTTGTTCACGAGACCTAGGCAAACGCCCAGCTCAGAAGATGATGTGTGAAGACTCGAAGGGAACAGATGAATGAAGTGTTAAGTGAGTTGTTCATGCATGCTGAACAAGATCATCAACCCAAGTCTGAACACCGTCTATGGTACGGGTACGTGGCGTATCATTTATTGAGTTCATTTGTGCTGACGACTTGATGACATCCAGGCCGCCTTTCCAAGGATAGACTTCCGAAGCACTGCCCCCCAACGCGAACAAATCACTCTCTAGACTCGTAGGTATCCTCGAACTCTCTCTCTAGCCCATGTGTACTATTTCGCTCGATCTATACGTCTCCAAGATACCATCCTCCACGTCGTCGGCATAGTGCGGGGGCGTGGCGCTGTCGGAGTGgcgcctctccctctcctcctcctcggcatcgtcataTGGCGGTACGTTGATGACAATCGTGTGAtacgccggcggcggagtgTCCCCGCGGAAATCAAGAAGCCCCCGCTCCATGGGCTCTTCCTCCTGGTGGAGAG from Colletotrichum higginsianum IMI 349063 chromosome 3, whole genome shotgun sequence includes the following:
- a CDS encoding Nucleoside-diphosphate-sugar epimerase, whose product is MHLILTGATGLVGSGVLDAMIKMKDVTKISILSRRPIPMADDAKDPRINVIIHKDFERYDPELLDKLRGANGAVWALGISQNKVSKEDYVKITKDYALEAAKAFADLPPKDEPFRFVYVSGEGATQQPGRFSAIFARVKGETETLLSEMRAANPRLRAESVRPAFVDRAHHDAIKPYAPNPGVLYNLMNAYLGPLTRTFLPSFVSPTEVLGRFMTEMAMGKFDDGLAAGGKGVITLNGGLRIVENVGFRRLAGLP